In a single window of the Nicotiana tomentosiformis chromosome 8, ASM39032v3, whole genome shotgun sequence genome:
- the LOC138897409 gene encoding uncharacterized protein produces MGFGIEPEQLHEPFSLSTPVGESILAVRVYRNCVVTLHGRDTMADLIELGMVDFDVIMGMDWLYSCFGKLDYRTMTVRFEFPNEPIIEWKGDDMVPNGRFISYLKATKMINKGCIYHLAWVMDTDVEAHTLESVPVVNEFPGVFPDKLPMIPPDREIDFGVYVMRGTQPISIPPYRMEPAELKELKEQFKDLLE; encoded by the coding sequence atgggatttgggatagaaccagaacagcttcatgagccgttctctttatctactccggttggtgagtccaTTTTGGCCGTGCGGGTTTATAGgaattgtgttgtcacgttgcatggtcgggacaccatggccgatctcatcgAATtgggaatggtcgattttgatgtaataatggggatggattggctttattcttgttttggcAAGCTTGATTACCGAACCATgactgttaggtttgaatttccaaatgagccaattattgagtggaagggtgatgatatGGTGCCgaatggtaggtttatttcttaccttaaggccacgaagatgatcaacaaggggtgtatttaccatttggccTGGGTTATGGATACCGATGTTGAGGCAcatacacttgagtctgtgcctgttgtgaatgaatttccgggagtttTTCCGGATAAGCTCCCTatgatcccaccagacagggagatagATTTTGGAGTTTATGTGATGCGAGGCACGCAAccaatatctattccaccatacagaATGGaaccagcagaattgaaagagctaaaggaacaatttaAGGATTTATTAGAGTAG